In Terriglobia bacterium, a single window of DNA contains:
- a CDS encoding O-antigen ligase family protein yields MSSAVHHRPHLSPVGETEQGTLAQVLRSACCYLTVAILVFGPLAFGAVEPWSMFILHFGAAAAFILWILANVASPGGSIELQAIHLPPFLFACIVIGQILLGGTAYHHETVTQFLNYVAYGLIFLISTDLFRNEREARLLCLTLAVLGFGLAFLGSVQEFTSPGKLYWVRTPRQGGPIFGPYVNRNHYAGVMELLFPFAVLGSFKPGPSLGKRVMMGFAALLMIATVFLCASRGGFVCVVLQSVLVGVMLLWRSRKVGLVFSMTLLFIVTAAFGIWLGSDQLLGRLGQVGSDAGRVQIAKDSIRMFEQHPVTGWGLGTFPIVYPKFRTFATDLFVNEAHNDFVQLLVETGVLGFAAGVGLLVLVYVRGFRKISRSLFGSWNSVAVGASLIGVTGIAVHSLFDFNLQIPANALLFYVLCAVAGSTSEEDAQVVRRIDNNGTVSVIDV; encoded by the coding sequence ATGAGTTCCGCAGTACATCACCGCCCTCACCTGTCTCCCGTCGGGGAGACGGAACAAGGAACTCTCGCCCAAGTGCTGCGCTCGGCTTGCTGTTACCTGACCGTCGCGATTCTCGTGTTTGGGCCGCTGGCGTTCGGTGCCGTCGAGCCTTGGTCGATGTTCATTCTGCATTTCGGAGCGGCCGCCGCATTTATTCTTTGGATTCTCGCGAATGTCGCCTCCCCGGGAGGCAGTATAGAGTTGCAGGCCATCCATTTGCCGCCGTTCCTGTTCGCCTGCATCGTCATCGGTCAGATCTTGCTGGGTGGAACCGCCTATCACCACGAAACCGTCACACAGTTTCTGAACTACGTCGCCTATGGTCTGATATTCCTCATCTCCACCGATCTGTTTCGCAACGAACGTGAAGCGCGCCTTCTCTGCCTCACATTGGCCGTCCTCGGTTTTGGGCTCGCATTCCTTGGTTCTGTTCAGGAGTTCACGTCTCCTGGAAAACTGTATTGGGTGCGCACCCCCCGGCAGGGTGGACCAATCTTCGGACCATATGTGAACCGAAACCACTATGCCGGCGTGATGGAACTCCTGTTCCCATTCGCGGTCCTCGGCAGTTTCAAACCCGGTCCATCGCTCGGCAAACGCGTGATGATGGGTTTTGCGGCCCTGCTGATGATCGCAACGGTATTCCTTTGCGCTTCGCGCGGCGGATTCGTTTGTGTGGTCCTGCAGAGCGTTCTGGTCGGCGTCATGTTGTTGTGGCGATCCCGAAAGGTCGGATTGGTTTTTTCGATGACGCTGCTCTTCATCGTGACCGCCGCTTTTGGAATCTGGCTCGGATCCGACCAGTTGCTCGGCCGTCTCGGCCAGGTCGGCAGCGATGCCGGACGAGTACAAATCGCCAAAGACAGTATCCGGATGTTCGAGCAACATCCTGTTACGGGCTGGGGGCTCGGAACATTTCCGATCGTTTACCCCAAATTCCGAACCTTCGCCACCGACCTATTTGTTAACGAAGCTCATAACGATTTTGTGCAACTGCTGGTTGAAACCGGGGTTCTTGGTTTCGCAGCGGGGGTCGGCCTGCTCGTACTTGTTTATGTACGCGGGTTTCGCAAGATCAGCCGCTCCCTGTTCGGATCCTGGAACTCAGTGGCAGTGGGAGCCTCGCTGATAGGCGTAACCGGAATTGCCGTGCACAGCCTTTTCGACTTCAACCTGCAAATACCCGCGAACGCGCTTCTGTTCTACGTCCTGTGCGCAGTCGCAGGAAGTACATCAGAAGAAGACGCTCAAGTAGTTCGCAGGATAGATAACAACGGTACCGTTTCAGTAATCGACGTTTAA
- a CDS encoding glycosyltransferase, which translates to MIISSKTPNPSPTRRSVELPSCTVVVCTRQRPVELRRCLESLCRLNYSRLSILVVENDAAPGDAEQIAREYGASYRLCTYRGLSAARNLGVRSCFSDLLAFIDDDAVCDPDWIRNAVSLFEDERIDIVTGKVIFHSDPACTSAATHEFDPGDHLVDRKTKDWFGMTVFGGVGLGGNFIVRRDCMEQIGGFDERLGRGALMHASEENLFVFRAVDAGCRIGTCSRSLVRHPFHDSNNSDAPIRSIAISTAMVALLALEHSRHFGDLCRYLWGAIRRTPQSWRQRPVHLLEGMAKSRLKVYFALFAGPFLYAFTAITHLIGGTPNFPAKGVRGVEEIAAQSAAPKMRA; encoded by the coding sequence ATCATTATCAGTTCGAAGACACCGAATCCGTCTCCAACGAGAAGGTCCGTCGAGCTTCCATCATGTACTGTTGTCGTCTGTACTCGGCAACGCCCTGTCGAGCTACGCCGATGCCTTGAATCCCTCTGCCGTCTGAATTACTCCCGGCTGAGCATCCTCGTGGTTGAGAACGATGCCGCCCCAGGAGACGCCGAGCAAATCGCGCGGGAGTACGGAGCGTCGTATCGTCTCTGTACTTACCGCGGCTTGAGTGCGGCCCGCAACCTCGGAGTACGAAGCTGCTTTAGCGACCTGCTCGCTTTCATTGATGACGACGCTGTCTGCGACCCGGATTGGATCCGCAACGCGGTTTCGCTATTTGAAGATGAACGGATCGACATCGTTACCGGGAAAGTCATCTTTCACTCCGATCCAGCGTGCACATCAGCCGCAACCCACGAATTCGATCCCGGCGATCATCTCGTTGATCGAAAAACCAAGGATTGGTTCGGTATGACTGTTTTTGGCGGCGTCGGTCTTGGGGGCAATTTCATTGTTCGCCGCGACTGCATGGAACAGATCGGCGGCTTTGACGAGCGCCTCGGACGCGGAGCACTGATGCATGCCAGCGAGGAAAACCTCTTCGTTTTTCGGGCTGTCGACGCCGGATGTCGGATAGGCACATGCTCACGATCGCTTGTTCGGCATCCGTTTCATGACAGCAACAACTCTGACGCTCCCATCCGTTCTATCGCAATTTCTACCGCTATGGTCGCGCTGTTGGCTCTGGAGCATTCCCGGCATTTCGGAGATCTCTGTCGATACCTCTGGGGCGCAATCCGAAGAACACCTCAGTCATGGCGGCAGAGACCAGTTCACCTTTTGGAAGGAATGGCGAAGTCGCGCCTGAAGGTCTATTTCGCCCTGTTCGCCGGACCGTTTTTATACGCTTTTACGGCCATAACACATCTTATCGGGGGAACACCGAATTTCCCTGCAAAGGGAGTCAGGGGTGTTGAAGAGATTGCGGCGCAGAGCGCGGCCCCCAAAATGCGTGCGTAG
- a CDS encoding nucleotide sugar dehydrogenase has protein sequence MSSKAQSVQTSLFLEKVANRTAKIGIIGMGYVGLPLALLYSNQKFAVTGFDIDQKKVDTLTAGGTYIVRIPGEEIREAKKSGFNATADYRRIAEMDAIIICVPTPLNEYHEPDMTYIVDTVKAIAPHVRSGQLIVLESTTYPGTTEEVVIPLLEKGNPRGLRTARSENEDGFFVAFSPEREDPGNDTVERHDIPKVIGGVGETATRLAAALYGTIFRRTIPVSTPATAEMTKLLENIYRCVNIALVNELKLLCHRMNIDIWEVIEAAKTKPFGFHPFYPGPGLGGHCIPVDPFYLSWKAKEFDFHTRFIELAGEINTAMPYHVVSSVADALNARKKALNGAKVLVLGVAYKKDIDDLRESPSLTIIEQLQKAGAEVRYNDPFFKFVGRGRKYDLQMTNTPLDDLGQYDCVLIVTDHSDYDYKRIVRESQLVIDTRNATKGIAAANLVRC, from the coding sequence ATGAGCTCAAAAGCGCAGTCTGTCCAAACCTCGTTGTTTCTCGAAAAAGTAGCGAACCGTACGGCAAAAATTGGGATTATTGGCATGGGGTATGTCGGACTTCCCCTGGCCCTGCTCTACAGCAATCAGAAGTTTGCCGTGACCGGCTTCGATATCGACCAGAAGAAAGTCGACACCCTGACTGCCGGAGGAACCTACATTGTCCGTATTCCCGGCGAGGAGATACGGGAGGCGAAGAAGAGCGGCTTCAACGCGACTGCTGACTACCGCAGGATCGCGGAAATGGACGCCATCATCATCTGCGTCCCCACGCCTCTGAACGAGTATCACGAGCCGGACATGACCTACATCGTCGATACCGTGAAGGCCATCGCTCCGCATGTTCGCAGCGGTCAACTTATCGTGCTCGAGAGCACCACCTATCCGGGCACGACAGAAGAAGTTGTCATTCCGCTGCTTGAGAAGGGCAATCCACGCGGCCTTCGTACGGCTCGCAGCGAAAACGAAGATGGTTTCTTTGTTGCTTTCTCGCCCGAGCGCGAAGATCCCGGCAACGACACGGTCGAGCGTCACGACATACCGAAGGTTATTGGCGGCGTCGGCGAAACTGCGACGCGGCTTGCCGCCGCGCTTTACGGAACCATTTTCAGGCGCACAATACCGGTTTCCACGCCCGCGACGGCCGAAATGACCAAGCTGCTGGAGAACATTTACCGCTGCGTGAACATTGCATTGGTAAATGAACTCAAGCTGCTCTGCCACCGCATGAATATCGACATCTGGGAGGTCATCGAGGCGGCCAAGACGAAGCCTTTCGGATTCCATCCCTTCTACCCCGGCCCCGGTCTCGGTGGGCACTGCATCCCTGTCGATCCCTTCTATCTCTCATGGAAAGCAAAGGAATTCGACTTCCACACGCGCTTCATTGAACTGGCAGGCGAAATCAATACCGCCATGCCGTACCACGTCGTCAGCTCCGTCGCCGATGCTCTGAACGCACGCAAGAAGGCCTTGAACGGCGCCAAAGTGCTAGTGCTCGGCGTGGCCTACAAGAAGGACATCGACGACCTCCGCGAATCGCCTTCTCTGACCATCATCGAGCAATTGCAGAAGGCCGGCGCCGAGGTCCGGTACAACGACCCGTTCTTCAAGTTCGTAGGCAGGGGCCGCAAATACGACCTGCAGATGACCAACACTCCGCTCGACGACCTTGGCCAGTACGATTGCGTGCTCATCGTCACCGACCACTCCGATTACGACTACAAGAGAATCGTGCGCGAGTCTCAGCTCGTCATCGATACTCGCAACGCAACTAAGGGAATCGCAGCCGCAAATCTCGTGCGCTGCTGA
- a CDS encoding nucleoside-diphosphate sugar epimerase/dehydratase, with amino-acid sequence MRSTNISTHGSRESASQVGLRRLSHFLAGLPSEFYRREAQFAIDLVSSAISLVIAYRLRFDTGIPHSYRQGMWILAMTFPVARMASILLARGYEIIWRYFSFRDAQLIALASIPPSLILLALRLLPISDRLRPPIGVIGIEYFSFLFLAGAARGLRRLTYENARRKEGRHAAIVLGPEDALPAALYQVAQHAEIHVIGLLTLTPDMKGKLIQGFPVLGSPSDLAAALVQHNASLILVADASMEELSECMSVASEFGAEIRLLPSASNVMRGDVRIAARPRPDLVLAKPQAATTQRPEVIEAFRNRTVLITGAGGSIGSEISRQVAKLPVRRILLLDHDENSIFEIHQKLRALETAPELVQIVGDIRNREQMRRIFGAYLPDAVLHAAAFKHVPVMEVNRSQAVLNNVIGTRELADLSLEFEVDRFLMISTDKAVRPSSIMGATKRLAEILVQNRANETHCRTKFACVRFGNVVGSRGSVIPIFLRQIAEGGPVTITHELMTRYFMTIPEAVQLVLQAATLATSGELYMLDMGDPVRIMDLARKLVESAGLRPGRDIEIKITGIRQGEKLHEQLWLEDANVSRTRFDRVHRVLAADPPPDLTARVSDLEKIALCGADDDVLAALKELPIEWRGTEGVLTSAEASAV; translated from the coding sequence ATGAGAAGCACTAACATTTCGACTCATGGCTCAAGAGAATCCGCTTCGCAAGTCGGACTGCGCCGGCTCTCCCACTTCCTTGCGGGCCTTCCTTCCGAGTTCTACCGTCGCGAGGCGCAGTTTGCCATAGACCTGGTCTCTTCCGCGATTTCACTAGTCATCGCCTACAGGTTGCGATTCGATACCGGCATCCCGCACAGCTATCGCCAAGGCATGTGGATTCTGGCGATGACATTTCCCGTCGCGCGCATGGCATCCATCCTGCTCGCTCGCGGTTATGAAATTATTTGGCGATACTTCAGTTTTCGTGATGCGCAACTGATCGCTCTAGCCTCGATCCCGCCTTCGCTGATTCTCCTTGCACTCCGGCTTCTGCCAATTTCCGACCGCCTGAGACCGCCAATCGGGGTCATCGGAATCGAGTACTTCTCCTTCCTCTTCCTTGCCGGAGCCGCCCGAGGTTTGCGGCGACTTACATACGAGAATGCCCGGCGCAAAGAAGGGCGCCACGCCGCAATCGTGCTTGGCCCTGAAGATGCTCTGCCCGCTGCCCTCTACCAGGTGGCTCAGCACGCAGAGATTCACGTCATCGGTCTACTCACTCTGACTCCCGATATGAAGGGCAAGCTCATCCAAGGATTCCCCGTTCTCGGGTCCCCTTCGGATCTCGCCGCAGCCCTGGTACAGCACAATGCCTCATTGATACTCGTCGCCGACGCCAGCATGGAAGAACTCAGCGAGTGCATGTCCGTGGCGTCGGAATTTGGCGCTGAAATTCGGCTGCTGCCTTCTGCCTCGAATGTCATGCGTGGCGATGTAAGAATCGCGGCACGACCACGGCCGGACCTAGTGCTTGCCAAGCCGCAGGCCGCCACCACCCAGCGTCCTGAAGTCATAGAGGCCTTCCGCAATCGGACGGTTTTGATCACCGGCGCTGGGGGATCCATCGGGTCTGAAATTTCCCGGCAGGTTGCGAAATTGCCCGTTCGCCGGATCCTTCTGCTCGATCACGACGAGAACTCGATTTTCGAAATCCACCAGAAGCTCCGAGCATTGGAAACCGCGCCGGAGTTGGTACAAATTGTTGGGGACATTCGCAATCGCGAACAGATGCGCCGCATCTTTGGAGCTTATCTCCCCGATGCGGTCTTGCACGCCGCCGCCTTTAAGCACGTTCCCGTCATGGAAGTGAACCGCAGCCAGGCGGTACTGAACAACGTAATTGGCACGCGCGAACTTGCGGACTTATCTCTTGAATTTGAAGTAGATCGCTTTTTGATGATCTCGACGGACAAGGCAGTGCGACCATCGAGCATCATGGGGGCTACGAAACGCCTCGCCGAGATTCTCGTCCAGAATCGTGCAAACGAGACCCATTGCAGAACCAAGTTCGCGTGTGTTCGTTTCGGAAATGTGGTCGGCAGCCGCGGCAGTGTTATCCCGATCTTCCTTCGCCAGATCGCCGAAGGTGGACCGGTTACGATCACCCACGAATTGATGACCCGTTACTTCATGACCATACCGGAAGCCGTACAACTTGTATTACAGGCTGCCACTCTGGCAACAAGCGGCGAACTCTACATGCTTGATATGGGTGATCCCGTCAGGATCATGGATTTGGCGCGCAAGTTGGTCGAATCGGCGGGCCTGCGACCGGGTCGCGACATCGAGATCAAGATCACCGGGATCCGCCAGGGCGAGAAACTGCACGAACAGTTGTGGCTTGAGGACGCAAACGTCAGCCGGACAAGATTCGATCGCGTCCATCGTGTCCTGGCAGCAGATCCACCCCCGGACTTAACGGCGAGGGTCAGCGATCTGGAGAAAATCGCACTGTGCGGAGCGGACGATGACGTGCTGGCCGCACTTAAGGAACTTCCGATCGAGTGGCGTGGAACCGAGGGAGTTCTCACATCGGCAGAGGCATCGGCGGTATAG